AAAAACTCGGCGCAAAAGCTATTTTCGCAACAGATGATTTTTTCGCAGATAAAAGCCGTCTACTCAGCCACGCAGCACCAGAGTGGAAAGACGACTTATACGACGATAACGGCAAGTGGATGGACGGCTGGGAAAGCAGACGTAAACGCGGCGAAGGTTACGATTACTGTGTCGTTCGCCTTGGCCTAGCTGGCACCATTGCTGGCGTTGATATTGATACCTCATTCTTCACAGGTAACTTCCCACCTTCGGCATCAATTGACGCGTGTTATTCACCACAAGGTGAGCCAACAGACTCAACAGAGTGGCAAGAGATTCTGTCTTCAATGGCACTACAAGGCGATCATCATCATCTTGAAGACATCGAAAGCGACCAAGTATTTACGCACCTACGTTTGAACATCTACCCAGATGGCGGTGTCGCACGCTTACGTGTTTATGGCCGACCAAGCGTGGATTGGGACGCAATAGACTCTCAGCAACAAGTTGACCTAGCAGCCGTTGAGCACGGTGGCCGAGCACTCGCATGTAGCGATGAACATTATGGCAACAAAGCCAGCATCTTAGGCCCTGGGCGCGGTGAAAACATGGGTGATGGCTGGGAAACAGCACGTCGTCGTACACCGGGTAACGACTGGGTAATCGTGGCATTAGGCCACCCAGGTAATATCGAACGTATCGTTGTGGATACGGCACACTTCAAAGGTAACTACCCAGACAGCTGCTCAATTCAAGCGGCTTACGTGAAAGGTGGCACCGACGACCAAGTTGAAACACAAAGCCTATTTTGGCGTGAACTCTTGCCAGCACAAAAACTGCAAGCACATGAAATTCACGAATTCATTTCTGAGGTTAACGACCTTGGTGCGATTACCCACGTACGTGCAAACATATTCCCAGATGGTGGTATCAGCCGTTTGCGTCTATTTGGTACGAAAGCGAAATAGGTAAGGAAATGAGTATGAGTAATGGAATACGTCGTTTATCTATCGAACCGTTAACCAAGCAGGCTTTTGCAGAGTTTGGCGATGTTATCGAGTCTGATAATAGTGATTTCTTCATGATCAACAGTGGATCAACACGTCGTTACCACAAGCTAGCGACAACGGATGTGCAAGACCAAGAAGGAGAAGCGATCATCAGCATCTTCCAAGCCACACCGTTGAGCTACCCACTGACCATCAAAATGTTAGAGCGTCATCCACTTGGCTCTCAGGCATTCATTCCATTACTTGGTCAACCCTATTTAATTGTTGTTGCGCCAAAAGGCGACGATCCAACATTAGCCAATAGCCGAGCTTTCATGAGCAACGGCCGTCAAGGAGTGAACTATCACAAAGGGGTGTGGCATCACCCAGTTCTCGCCCTCACCGATCAAGACCAGTTCTTGATCGTCGATAGAGGCGGCGAAGGGCACAACTGTGACGAAGTTTATTTCGACAGCGATCGAGTGGCATTGCATTTGGAAGATTTGCCAACGGAAGACAACAAGGAAGAGCAACGCTTAGCTAAAGCGTTGTGATACAGGAGTTTATTATGGATCCGCATATTACAGAATGGTTGAATTTAGCAATACGCTGGGCTCACATGATTGTTGGTGTTGCGTGGATAGGCGCATCATTTTACTTTGTTTGGTTAGAAAACAACCTTAACCGAGTTAACCCTAAAACGGGCCTTTCAGGTGACTTATGGGCGATTCACGGCGGTGGTATCTATCATCTAGAGAAGTACAAACTTGCGCCACCAGAGATGCCAGAGCACCTGCACTGGTTCAAATGGGAAGCTTACTTCACGTGGATCACCGGTGTGTGTCTACTGGGTGTGGTTTACTACCTCAACGCTGAAATTTACCTGATTGCACCGGGCTCTGGCCTTGATTCAGCAACGGCAATCGCGATTGGTATTGGTTCATTCGTTGCTGGTTGGTTTATTTACGACTTACTGTGTGACTCGCCATTAGGTAAAACCCCCGTGTTGCTTGGCGTTGTGCTGTTTGTACTACTAGTCGCTGCAACATATGGCCTAACTCAAGTGTTCAGTGGTCGTGGCGCTTACATCCACGTAGGGGCCATCATTGGTACCATCATGGTGGGTAACGTATTCCGCGTTATCATGCCGGCGCAGCGTAACTTAGTGAAAGCGATTGAAGAGAAGCGCGAACCGGATCCTGCATTGCCAGCGAAAGGCTTACTGCGTTCTCGTCACAACAACTACATGACACTGCCAGTGCTGTTCATCATGATCAGTAACCACTTTCCAAGCACTTATGGCTCGGAATACAACTGGTTGATTCTTGCTGGGCTAGCGATCTTTAGTATCTTGGTACGTCACTACTTCAACACCCGTCATGGTAGCCAGAAGTTTGCATGGACAGTACCTGTAGCGGCATTGGGGATGATCACGCTTGCATTTGTTACCTCGCCTTACGCGAAAAAGCAGATGACTCCGGTTGTACAAGCGCCAGTGGTTCAAGAAGTGCAAGTAAGCGCGACTGAATCGACGACAGAAGAGGCTGTTTCGAACGGCACAGCTTCAACGACGACTCGTTCTCAAGCTGTTCCTGCAGACCACGCAATGCAAACGGCTAGCGCAGGCGTAAGCTTTGAAACCATCAACAAAGTCATTCAAGAGCGCTGTTCTGTGTGTCACTCCTCAACCCCGAGCCACGCCGCTTTTGCTGCTGCGCCAGCCGGTGTGATGTTTGATACCCCAGAAGAGATTAAAGCCAACGTACCAAGAATTGTTGCTCAAACCGTAACAACCAAGGTGATGCTGCTTGGCAACATGACTCAAATGACCGATGCAGAACGTGCACTCATCGGCACTTGGGTTGAGCAAGGCGCGACGCTTCAATAACAGTACTTTGTAATAACAGTACTTTGCAATAACAGTAATCAGCACCCTTTACCTAAGAGCATGAGTCTTAGGTGAGGCTTGGGGAGAGTTTGGTTTCGGGCACGCGCCAAACTCATCCCACCCTGTTTCCCCGGTTCCTATAACCGGGGCTTTTTGTTTTTGGGCAATCGGGAAAGTGAATTATCTATATGGATGAAACTCATCTCATATTTTAGTATTATCTAATAAAAATATTAAAGGGAATGTATGAGAGCGATTAGGATAATATATTTTGTGATTGCGATACTTGTTGCTCTATCAGCAGCATTTGCGATTTGGATTTACTACATAAAAGAAGGTAAAGACCTACTTAACTTTACTATATCAATTGTTGGCTTTTGTATAGCTGTCTTGGCTCTTTTTATAGCTGTTCGTACCTATACATCAATTGATAGTGTAAACAATATTACTAAAATGGACGGTAATATTCTTGATAATGAAAACTATGTAATATCGGTACCTGAACTAGTGAATCGATTCCAGCATAGTAATGAAAAAGAGCTCGGTGAAGAGTTATTCAAATCAATAGAAATTAAGTTAAAAAAGGAATCTGACACAGCTGTTCTTTTCGCCGATACTCTTCAATATATGATTGACCTGATCGTATTGTTTCCAGCGGTGTTTAACGCCAGCGATATTGATAAGCTGGAGTATCGAAAACGTATGGACTCTATCCTTGTTGAAGTAGAGAGAAGGCGTGGTATCTTGCATTCCATTAGTAAAGGTAATGCTATTCAGATTACCGAGACGATAAAGTTGTTCAAAGCTGTCGTTTCTTATCAGAGTTTTGTAGCGGATAGGAATTTCAACATTCATGCTGATTT
The Vibrio cyclitrophicus DNA segment above includes these coding regions:
- the alc gene encoding allantoicase; this translates as MTHKFEQYINLADEKLGAKAIFATDDFFADKSRLLSHAAPEWKDDLYDDNGKWMDGWESRRKRGEGYDYCVVRLGLAGTIAGVDIDTSFFTGNFPPSASIDACYSPQGEPTDSTEWQEILSSMALQGDHHHLEDIESDQVFTHLRLNIYPDGGVARLRVYGRPSVDWDAIDSQQQVDLAAVEHGGRALACSDEHYGNKASILGPGRGENMGDGWETARRRTPGNDWVIVALGHPGNIERIVVDTAHFKGNYPDSCSIQAAYVKGGTDDQVETQSLFWRELLPAQKLQAHEIHEFISEVNDLGAITHVRANIFPDGGISRLRLFGTKAK
- a CDS encoding ureidoglycolate lyase, producing MSNGIRRLSIEPLTKQAFAEFGDVIESDNSDFFMINSGSTRRYHKLATTDVQDQEGEAIISIFQATPLSYPLTIKMLERHPLGSQAFIPLLGQPYLIVVAPKGDDPTLANSRAFMSNGRQGVNYHKGVWHHPVLALTDQDQFLIVDRGGEGHNCDEVYFDSDRVALHLEDLPTEDNKEEQRLAKAL
- a CDS encoding urate hydroxylase PuuD — protein: MDPHITEWLNLAIRWAHMIVGVAWIGASFYFVWLENNLNRVNPKTGLSGDLWAIHGGGIYHLEKYKLAPPEMPEHLHWFKWEAYFTWITGVCLLGVVYYLNAEIYLIAPGSGLDSATAIAIGIGSFVAGWFIYDLLCDSPLGKTPVLLGVVLFVLLVAATYGLTQVFSGRGAYIHVGAIIGTIMVGNVFRVIMPAQRNLVKAIEEKREPDPALPAKGLLRSRHNNYMTLPVLFIMISNHFPSTYGSEYNWLILAGLAIFSILVRHYFNTRHGSQKFAWTVPVAALGMITLAFVTSPYAKKQMTPVVQAPVVQEVQVSATESTTEEAVSNGTASTTTRSQAVPADHAMQTASAGVSFETINKVIQERCSVCHSSTPSHAAFAAAPAGVMFDTPEEIKANVPRIVAQTVTTKVMLLGNMTQMTDAERALIGTWVEQGATLQ